A portion of the Camelus ferus isolate YT-003-E chromosome 16, BCGSAC_Cfer_1.0, whole genome shotgun sequence genome contains these proteins:
- the UTP6 gene encoding U3 small nucleolar RNA-associated protein 6 homolog isoform X2, translating to MLAIHSNKPALWIMAAKWEMEDRLSSESARQLFLRALRFHPECPKLYQEYFRMELMHAEKLRKEKQEFEKAKMDVGNLEYAEEILTGELARIIYKNAVSIIKSAEFHVSLLSIAQLFDFAKDLQREIYDDLQALHTDDPFTWDYVARRELEIESQPGEEPPVMKQAKAAEVGRREERCCAVYEEAVKTLPTEAMWKCYINFCMERFAKKTNSRLLREKRLERTMVAFRKAHELKLLPEFQYKQWIELLLRRDFFKEALEVAEAGMELFRDSVTMWQMKLRVLIDSKSPDTAVLFEEAFVHLKPQICLPLWISWAEWSEGAKSQEDTEAIFKKAILAVTGVDSVTLKEKYLDWAYRSGGCKKARAVFKSLQESRPFSVDFFRKIIQFEKEQESCKMANLREYYERALREFGSVDSDLWMDYIKEELNHPHGRPENCGQIYWRAMKMLQGESAEQFVAKHAMHQAGHL from the exons ATGTTGGCCATTCATTCAAACAAGCCAG CTTTGTGGATTATGGCAGCCAAATGGGAAATGGAAGATCGCTTGTCTTCAGAAAGTGCAAGACAACTATTTCTCCGGGCTCTGCGCTTTCATCCAGAGTGCCCAAAACTTTACCAagaa TACTTTAGGATGGAGTTGATGCACGCCGAGAAATTgaggaaggaaaagcaagaaTTTGAAAAAGCCAAGATGGATGTG GGGAATCTTGAGTACGCTGAGGAAATCCTTACGGGCGAGCTGGCACGGATCATCTACAAAAATGCTGTAAGCATAATTAAAA gtgcAGAATTTCATGTGTCACTGCTTTCAATAGCACAGCTGTTCGACTTTGCCAAAGATCTGCAAAGAGAAATTTATGATGA CCTTCAGGCTCTGCACACGGATGACCCCTTCACTTGGGATTATGTGGCCCGGCGAGAATTAGAGATCGAGTCGCAGCCAGGAGAAGAGCCACCTGTGATGAAACAGGCTAAAGCAGCGGAGGTGGGCCGCAGGGAGGAGAGGTGCTGTGCTGTGTACGAAGAGGCGGTGAAGACGCTGCCCACAG AGGCCATGTGGAAGTGCTACATCAACTTTTGCATGGAAAGGTTTGCTAAGAAGACAAATAGTCGGCTCCTCAGAGAGAAG AGGCTGGAAAGAACCATGGTTGCCTTCAGGAAGGCACACGAACTCAAACTTCTCCCGGAATTCCAGTACAAGCAGTGG ATCGAGTTGTTGCTGCGCCGGGACTTCTTTAAGGAAGCTCTGGAGGTGGCGGAAGCCGGGATGGAATTGTTCAGAGACTCTGTGACGATGTGGCAGATGAAGCTGCGGGTGCTGATCGACTCAAAGAGCCCTGACACAGCCGTGCTCTTTGAAGAAGCCTTTGTGCACCTGAAGCCCCAG ATTTGTCTGCCACTATGGATTTCTTGGGCAGAGTGGAGTGAAGGTGCCAAAAGCCAAGAAGACACCGAAGCAATCTTTAAG aAAGCTATCTTAGCTGTCACGGGTGTCGACTCAGTCACTCTGAAGGAGAAGTACCTGGATTGGGCTTACCGAAGTGGTGGCTGCAAAAAGGCCAGAGCTGTGTTTAAAAG TTTACAGGAAAGCCGtccattttcagttgattttttcaGGAAGATAATCCAGTTTGAAAAGGAGCAA GAATCCTGCAAGATGGCGAACTTAAGGGAGTATTATGAGAGGGCTTTGAGGGAATTCGGATCTGTAGATTCTG ATCTTTGGATGGATTACATCAAAGAAGAATTGAACCACCCTCATGGTAGACCTGAGAACTGCGGACAGATCTACTGGCGAGCCATGAAAATGTTGCAGGGAGAGTCAGCAGAGCAGTTTGTAGCTAAACATGCTATGCATCAGGCTGGCCATTTGTGA
- the UTP6 gene encoding U3 small nucleolar RNA-associated protein 6 homolog isoform X1 has translation MAEIIQERIEDRLPELEQLERIGLFSRAEIKAIIKKASDLEYRIQRRTLFKEDFINYVQYEINLLELIQRRRVRIGYSFKKDEIEDSIVHRVRGVFRRASAKWKDDVQLWLSYIVFCKKWATKVQLSKVFSAMLAIHSNKPALWIMAAKWEMEDRLSSESARQLFLRALRFHPECPKLYQEYFRMELMHAEKLRKEKQEFEKAKMDVGNLEYAEEILTGELARIIYKNAVSIIKSAEFHVSLLSIAQLFDFAKDLQREIYDDLQALHTDDPFTWDYVARRELEIESQPGEEPPVMKQAKAAEVGRREERCCAVYEEAVKTLPTEAMWKCYINFCMERFAKKTNSRLLREKRLERTMVAFRKAHELKLLPEFQYKQWIELLLRRDFFKEALEVAEAGMELFRDSVTMWQMKLRVLIDSKSPDTAVLFEEAFVHLKPQICLPLWISWAEWSEGAKSQEDTEAIFKKAILAVTGVDSVTLKEKYLDWAYRSGGCKKARAVFKSLQESRPFSVDFFRKIIQFEKEQESCKMANLREYYERALREFGSVDSDLWMDYIKEELNHPHGRPENCGQIYWRAMKMLQGESAEQFVAKHAMHQAGHL, from the exons ATGGCGGAGATAATTCAGGAACGCATAGAAGATCGACTCCCCGAATTGGAACAGCTGGAGCGCATTGGACTGTTCAGTCGCGCTGAAATTAA GGCTATCATTAAGAAGGCTTCAGAtctagaatacagaatacagcgTAGAACTCTTTTTAAGGAAGACTTCATCAATTATGTTCAG tatgAAATTAATCTTTTGGAGCTGATCCAGAGAAGAAGAGTT CGCATTGGGTATTCATTTAAGAAAGATGAGATTGAGGATTCTATTGTACACCGGGTACGAGGTGTTTTCCGACGTGCTTCAGCCAAGTGGAAG GATGATGTTCAACTCTGGCTGTCTTATATAGTCTTTTGTAAGAAGTGG GCTACCAAAGTTCAACTTAGCAAGGTATTCTCTGCCATGTTGGCCATTCATTCAAACAAGCCAG CTTTGTGGATTATGGCAGCCAAATGGGAAATGGAAGATCGCTTGTCTTCAGAAAGTGCAAGACAACTATTTCTCCGGGCTCTGCGCTTTCATCCAGAGTGCCCAAAACTTTACCAagaa TACTTTAGGATGGAGTTGATGCACGCCGAGAAATTgaggaaggaaaagcaagaaTTTGAAAAAGCCAAGATGGATGTG GGGAATCTTGAGTACGCTGAGGAAATCCTTACGGGCGAGCTGGCACGGATCATCTACAAAAATGCTGTAAGCATAATTAAAA gtgcAGAATTTCATGTGTCACTGCTTTCAATAGCACAGCTGTTCGACTTTGCCAAAGATCTGCAAAGAGAAATTTATGATGA CCTTCAGGCTCTGCACACGGATGACCCCTTCACTTGGGATTATGTGGCCCGGCGAGAATTAGAGATCGAGTCGCAGCCAGGAGAAGAGCCACCTGTGATGAAACAGGCTAAAGCAGCGGAGGTGGGCCGCAGGGAGGAGAGGTGCTGTGCTGTGTACGAAGAGGCGGTGAAGACGCTGCCCACAG AGGCCATGTGGAAGTGCTACATCAACTTTTGCATGGAAAGGTTTGCTAAGAAGACAAATAGTCGGCTCCTCAGAGAGAAG AGGCTGGAAAGAACCATGGTTGCCTTCAGGAAGGCACACGAACTCAAACTTCTCCCGGAATTCCAGTACAAGCAGTGG ATCGAGTTGTTGCTGCGCCGGGACTTCTTTAAGGAAGCTCTGGAGGTGGCGGAAGCCGGGATGGAATTGTTCAGAGACTCTGTGACGATGTGGCAGATGAAGCTGCGGGTGCTGATCGACTCAAAGAGCCCTGACACAGCCGTGCTCTTTGAAGAAGCCTTTGTGCACCTGAAGCCCCAG ATTTGTCTGCCACTATGGATTTCTTGGGCAGAGTGGAGTGAAGGTGCCAAAAGCCAAGAAGACACCGAAGCAATCTTTAAG aAAGCTATCTTAGCTGTCACGGGTGTCGACTCAGTCACTCTGAAGGAGAAGTACCTGGATTGGGCTTACCGAAGTGGTGGCTGCAAAAAGGCCAGAGCTGTGTTTAAAAG TTTACAGGAAAGCCGtccattttcagttgattttttcaGGAAGATAATCCAGTTTGAAAAGGAGCAA GAATCCTGCAAGATGGCGAACTTAAGGGAGTATTATGAGAGGGCTTTGAGGGAATTCGGATCTGTAGATTCTG ATCTTTGGATGGATTACATCAAAGAAGAATTGAACCACCCTCATGGTAGACCTGAGAACTGCGGACAGATCTACTGGCGAGCCATGAAAATGTTGCAGGGAGAGTCAGCAGAGCAGTTTGTAGCTAAACATGCTATGCATCAGGCTGGCCATTTGTGA